CTTTGCAATCCTCGTGCCAGAATCCTAACGCGATGATTTTTGGTGTTTTTCCGTGGTCGACCGCCCGGCACCCGCACCAAATGAAGGCATCAGGCACGCAGGCCGGCACTGAAATGCACCTTAGCTACTCGTCGCCGCCAGTGCATTGGCCTCGACCGCAACGATGGCCTTGGCCTGGTTGAAGTCCTCGGCGTAACCGCTGGCGTAGAGCAGACAGGCCAGCTGGTTGGCAATCGGCTTGGGCAAGGCGGCCTGCTTGTCGAGCACGCGCTGCGTCCATTTCGCCGTCTGCGCCGCATCGGCACCGTCCGGCAGATTGGGCAGGGTACGCAGGCTGTCGTGCTCGGCTTCGAACAGCACATCGGCAAAGCCTTCGTGAACATATTCGAGGCGCGGCCGCCGTTTCGGATTGGCAAAAGGCTCGCCCTCGGTACCGCGCAACAGGATGGCGCGCTCGCCGCGCGCCAGCAGCATGTCGCGCATCAGGTCGATGAAATCGGGATGCGTCGCCGGTGCGACAACCACAGCCTCGCCTTCGAAGGGATTGAGCATCTTGACCAGGCTGTGCGCACTGTTGCGCACGCCCATGCGGGCGCGCAGGGCGAGCAGGTTGTGCAAGCCGGGCGCCAGCGCAGTCAGCGGCACGAAGGCCAGACCTTTTTCCTGCAGCGTGGTTTGCGCCTGGTGCGTCGTCGTCGCCGGCATGATGCCGAGTTCGCGGAAGATATGGCCGGTGGTGACCCGGCCGAACCCCTCGAGCAGGCCATGCACCAGCACCGGCACACCGAAGCGGCGCAGCATCAGCGCCAGCAACGGAGTCAGATTGGCTTCCTTGCGGGCGCCGTTGTAGCTGGGCAGGACAACCGGTCGTACGCGTCCCGCCGGATTGTCCAGAAGGGCCGTTCGATCTTCGGCTGCCGCCAGAAAGCCGAGCATTTCATCGAGCGATTCACCCTTGACGCGCAAGGCGAGCAGAATGGCCCCGAGCTCGAGATCGGGCACGCCGCCGTCGAGAATTGCCGCATAAAGCTGGCGCGCATCGTCGCCGGAGAGGCTGCGCGCCCCCTGGGCGCCGCGGCCGATTTCCTTGATGTAGTGGGCGTAAGTCATTGTCTTCTCCTGCCGCGCTCAAACGGGCACAGTCTCATGGGTCTTGCATTCAGCCAGCATCCGCTTGATGTCCGGCACACAGGAACCACAGAAGGTTCCACATTTCAGGTTTTGCTGCAGGGCGGGCAAATCGTCTCCCGCAGCAATTCCTGCCTTGATTTGCAGATCACTGACATCGGCACACTTGCAGACGATGTTGCGCGGCGCAATGGTAACCGGCGGCGCACTGCATGGCGCCAGCGCGAAGCGGATCATCGCCGGATCAAGCTTATCCTCGGCCATCGCCTGCTTCAACCAAGTCTGGGCAAGCACCTCACCCGCCAGACGGACGGCAAGCAAGCGGCCATCGCGGGAAATCGCCTTCTTGGCAATATTCCGGCTGCGATCGCTATAGACGATGGCGCCAGCGTCGCCCGCCATGCCGAACAACTGATCAAGCTCAGCAAGCGCCGCGGCATCGAGTGGCTGCTCAAGCGCCGCGCGGAACACGACCAGCGGCGCCTGCCGCCCGTAGAGACTGACATTGGCGTAGGGATAACGGTCGAGCAACGGCCGCGCTTCCTGCATCAACTCCAGCGCTTCGGCCTGATTGTCACAACGGCGGATGACGGCGAGCGGATAAGGCAGTTCGAGACGGGCGATCTGCACGGCAGCGTGTTTCAGTTCCGGCTGCATCGAAGAGGGATCAACCGCATCGCAAGCCACGGCATTGGCGCCGGGCGAGTTGAGGAACTGACTCCCCCAGTGCATCGGCAGCCAGGCCTGACCTTTCTGCATCCCGGCCCGTTCGACGACACGCAGGACGCTGTCGCCACGCGCATTGCTGAGCCGCGCCAGATCGCCGCTGACCAGCGTGCGGTGGCGCATGTCGCAAGGATGCATGCCGAGCAAGGGCTCGTCTTCCTGATTGAACAGGCGCGGCACGGTGCCGGTGCGGCTCATGCCGTGCCATTGATCGCGCATGCGACCGGAAAGCAGGCTGATCGGCAGGTCGACCGTATTGGCATCGGCAGTCGGCTGATGTTCGATCGGCAGGAAAGCCGCTTTGCCGTCGGCAGAAGCGAACACGCCGTCTTCGTAAAGACGCGTCCGGCCGGTAGCAGCCCCTTGCGGATACGGCCATTGCTGCGGTCCGGCCTGTTCGAGCAAGGCATAACTCAGGCCGCCGATATCGAGATCGCGGCCTAACGTACTGGCGCGGTGCTCGTTGAAGATGGCTTCGGCATCGGCATAGGGAAACAGCTTGTCGGTCGCCGAATTGCCCAGCTTGTGCCCGAGCCGGCGCGCGAAATCGACGACGATCTGCCAGTCGTGACGGGCTTCGCCCGGCGCGGCGACGGCCGACTGGACGCGACTGATGCGGCGCTCGGAATTGGTCACCGTGCCGTATTTTTCACCCCAGGTCGTGGCCGGCAACAGCAGGTCGGCATACGCCGCGGTATCGGTATTGCCGTAGGCTTCCTGCAGCACGACATAGTCGGCCGCTTCCAGTGCCGCGCGTACGGCAGCCTGGTTGGGCAGCGATTGCGCCGGATTCGTGCAGGCAATCCAGACCGCCTTGATCTCGCCGGTTTTCAGGCTTTTGAACAGGTCGACCGCTGACTTGCCCGGTTCTGACGGTACGTCGGGAATCCCCCACAGCTTCGCCACTTCGGCGCGATGTTCGGGATTGCCGAGGTCACGATGGGCCGACAACTGGTTGGCGAGACCGCCGACTTCGCGCCCGCCCATCGCATTCGGCTGCCCAGTCAGGGAAAACGGCCCGGCGCCGGGTTTGCCGATCTGGCCGGTCGCCAGATGCAGATGGATGATGCCGGCGTTATTCTGCGTCCCGTGCGCCGACTGGTTGAGCCCCTGGCAGTAGAGCGAAAGCGCTGCCTTGCTGCCGGCGAACCAGCGCGCCGCCGTAACGATATCCGCGGCCCGCAGGCCGCAGATCGCAGCGACCCGCTCCGGCGTGTATTCGCCGACGATCGCCTGCAACTCGGCAAAGCCACGGGTATGGACGGCGATATAGTCGGCATCGATCAGGTTCTCGGCAATCATCACCTGCAGCATGCCGTTGAATAGCGCGACATCGGTGCCCGGCTTGAGCGGCAGGTGCAGATCGGCGATTTCCGCCGTCTCGCTGCGCCGCGGATCGGCAACGATGATGCGCAGGTTGGGGTTGGCCGCCCGCGCATCCTCGATCCGGCGAAAGACGATGGGATGGGCAAGCGCCGGATTGGCACCGCTGATGAAGATCAGGCTGGCCTGATCGATATCCTCGTAACTGCACGGCGGCGCGTCAGCACCCAGGGTCTGCTTGTAGCCGGCCACCGCCGAGGACATGCAGAGACGCGAATTGGTATCGACGTTGTTGGTGCCGATCAAGCCCTTGGCGAGCTTGTTGAAGACGTAGTAATCCTCGGTCATCAATTGACCGGAGATATAAAAGGCAACCGAATCCGGACCATGCTCACGGATGATCGAAGCAAAACGCCCGGCCGCCTGGTCGAGCGCGGCATCCCAACTCAGACGCTGGCGCAGGCCATGCCGCTCCGTCCGCTGTTCCGGATGGAGCAGGCGACAGGTAGTGTCAGCCGTCAGATGCAGGCTGGCCCCCTTGGTGCACAAACGACCGAAATTGGCAGGATGCTGCGGATCACCGCGCACGCCGACAATGCGACCACCTTCAGTGGCAACCAGAACGCCGCAGCCGACGCCGCAATAACAACAAGTGGATTTGACTTCAGTTTGCATGACTTTTCCTTTTGGCATGGCTTTGAGCAACAGCCGTGCCATCGTTAAAAATCATGGACTTGAATAACAAACGGGGAGATTTCCAATGGAAATCTCCCCATTCTGGTGCATCACCAGGCGAGCGAGTCCCTATTTGATGCGCTGCAGCTTCGGGCGCCCCGCATCCGGGCGCGGCGGCTCGGGCGGGTCCTCGTCTGGTGCAGAATCTCCAGCCCCCAGCTCGGCAGAAAACGCTTCGGCTACGCCGGCATCGTCTTCGAGTTCGAAGGCCATCCCGGCTCCGTTTTCACGCGCATAAACCGCCGTTACCTGACCAACCGGTATCGACAACTCACGCGCCACACCACCAAAACGCGCCTGAAACTCGACATAGTCATTGCCAATCTGCAGCTTGTTGGTCGCACCGGGTCCCAGATTGAGCACGATCTGGCCGTCACGCACGAACTCGCGCGGCACGCGGGTCCGGGAATCGACGGTGACTGCGATATGCGGCGTGAAACCGTTATCGCAGCACCATTCCCAGATGGCGCGCAGCAAATAAGGCTTGGTCGAAGGAAGCCCCATGCCTGTTACTTGCGCATCGCTTTTTCGGACGGCGTCAGCGCGTCGATGAAACCTTGCCGGCTGAAGATGCGCTCGGCGTACTTCATCAGCGGTGCGGCAGCCTTGCCGAGATCGATGCCATAGTGGTCGAGACGCCACAACAACGGGGCAATCGCCACGTCGAGCATGGAGAACTCGTCACCCAGCATGAACTTCTGCTTGTTGAAGATCGGCACGATTTCGGTCAGACGCGCCTTGATTTCCTGGCGGGCCTTATCAGCGGTCTTGCTGTTCTTTTCGATCACTTCCATGAAGGAAAAGATTTCGCGTTCCATGCCGACCAGCAACTGGCGGGCGCGGGCGCGCATGATCGGATCGGCCGGCATCAGTTGCGGATGCGGGAAGCGTTCGTCAATGTATTCGTTGATGATGTTCGGCTCGAACAGGACGAGATCGCGCTCGACCAGAACCGGCACGCGATTGTGCGGGTTGATCGCGGCCATTTCTTCCGGCTTGTTGAACATGTCGACATCGATGACCTGAAAGTCCATGCCCTTTTCGAACAGGACAATGCGGCAACGGTGACTAAAAGGGCAGGTAGTGCCCGAATAGAGGTTCATCATTTGTGGTAACCCTCAAAATGAGATTCGGCACCGGGGGCCGGCCGAAGCCAAACCCGCGATGCCGTTAGCTGATCCGGGAAGGATCAGTGAATGTCTTTCCAGTATTCCTTCTTCAGCGCGTAGGCCACGACGAAGAGAACGGCAAGGAAGCCCAGAACGTAGAAGCCCAGCGTACGGCGGAATTCCTGTTGCGGCTCGGCCATCCAGACCATGAAGCTGACCAGATCGGAAACCGTCTTGTCGTAGGCGGCAGGAGCCAGCTCACCCGGCACGGCCAGTTCCAGCTTGTGCGTTTCGTGATTCAGCACTTGCTGACCTTGCAGGCCATACAGGATGTGCGGCATGCCGACGTTTTCGAACACCACGTTGTTCCAGCCGGTCGGACGGTTTTCGTCGCGATAGAAGGAACGCAGATAGGTGTACAACCAGTCGGCACCGGCGCCGGCGTTGCCGGCTTCGCCACGGGCACGGGCAATGATGGTCAGGTCGGGCGGCGTGGCGCCGAACCATTGCTTCTGCTCGTCGGAACGGGCAGCAACCGTCATCAGGCCACCGATCTTGTCGGTGGTGAACATCAGGTTGTCCTTCACTTGCTGCTCGGTCAACCCCAGATCCAGCAGGTTTTTGTAGCGCAAGTAGGAAGCACCATGGCAGTTCAGGCAGTAATTGACGAAGACCTTGGCACCATTCTGCAGCGCCGCCTTGTCACTGACCGAACCCGGCCACTTGTCGAGATGAACCGCACCGCCGCTGGCAAAAGCCATGATCGGCGCGAAGAGCAATGCGATCAGAAATTTTTTCATTTTTTGCACCCTCACTTCATCGTCACGCGGTCAGGAACCGGCTTGAACTTGTCCATGCGGGACCACCACGGCATGCCGAGGAAGAAACCGAAGTAGAACACCGTGCAGATTTGCGAAATGATTTCGCCCATCGGAGACGGGGACAAGGTGCCCAGGTAACCGAGGATGAAGAAGCAAATCACGAAAATGGTGATCATGGCCTTGGTGATCGGGCCGCGATAGCGGATCGACTTGACCGGGCTGCGATCGAGCCAAGGCAAGGCAGCGAAGATCACCACGGAAGCACCCATCGCCACCACACCCCAGAACTTGGCATCGAGACCGAAGAAGTTCCAGACCATCGCACGCAGGATGGAGTAGTAAGGCGTGAAGTACCAGACCGGCGCGATATGCGGCGGGGTCTTCAGCGGGTCAGCCGGATAGAAATTCGGCGTTTCCAGGAAGTAGCCACCACCTTCGGGAGCCCAGAACATCACGGCAGAGAAAATCATCAGGAAGACGACAACACCGACGATGTCCTTGACCGTGTAGTACGGGTGGAACGGAATGCCGTCACGCGGAATGCCGTTTTCGTCCTTGTTGGCCTTGATTTCGACGCCGTCCGGGTTGTTCGAACCGGTTTCGTGCAGCGCCAGCACGTGGGCGGCGACAAGACCGAGCAGCACGAGCGGGAAGGCGATGACGTGGAAGGAGAAGAAACGGTTCAGGGTTGCGTCACCAACCACGAAGTCACCACGGATGATCAGCGAAAGATCAGCGCCGATGACCGGGATGGCTGAGAACAGATTCACGATCACCTGGGCGCCCCAGTAGGACATCTGACCCCACGGCAGCAAATAGCCGAAGAAGGCTTCGCCCATCAGCACCAGGAAGATGCCGACACCGAACAGCCAGGTCAGCTCGCGCGGCTTGCGGTACGAACCGTAGATCAGGCCACGGAACATGTGCATGTAAACCACGATGAAGAAGGCCGAAGCACCGGTCGAGTGCATGTAGCGGATCAGCCAGCCACCCGGCACATCACGCATGATGTACTCGACGGAAGCAAAGGCGACAGGAACGCCATTCGCGTTTACCGCAGCATCCGGCTTGTAGTGCATGACCAGGAAAATGCCGGTAACGATCTGGATGACCAGGACCAGCAGGGCCAGTGAGCCGAAGAAATACCAGAAGTTGAAATTCTTCGGTGCGTAGTATTCGGACAGATGCCCCTTCCACATGGAAGTTGCCGGGAAACGCGCATCCAGCCACTCGAGCGCATTGCCGGCCAGGGAACCGTCAGACTTGTACTTTTCGAAATTGCCAGCAGCCATTTCTTATGCTCCCTTCTTGTCATCGCCGATCAGGATACGGGTATCGGCGAGATACACGTGCGGCGGCACTTCAAGGTTGGTCGGGGCCGGCTTCGCCTTGAACACGCGACCAGCGAAGTCGAAGGTCGAACCGTGACAGGGGCAAAGGAAACCGCCCAGCCATTCGCCCGGCATGCCTTCTTCGGCACCGGCCTTGAACTTGGAGGACGGCGAACAGCCAAGGTGGGTACAAATCCCGACCACGACCATGATTTCCGGCTTGATCGAACGGGTATCGTTCTGGGCATAGGCCGGCTGCTGACTCGTCTTTTCGGACTTCGGATCAGCCACGGCATCAGCCAGCTTGGGCAGCGTATCCAGCATTTCCTTGGTGCGATTGATGATCCACACCGGCTTGCCGCGCCACTCGACGGTCATCATCTGGCCCGGTTCAAGCTTGCTGATATCGACTTCTACCGGAGCGCCTGCTGCCTTGGCACGCTCTGACGGAAGCAAGCTGGAGACGAACGGTACGAGTGCTGCAACAGCCCCCGCCCCGCCCACGGCCGCGGTCGCGACGATCAAACGCCGTCTGCCGCAGTCCATTTTTCCTTGTTTGCTCATAACGCTGACCCCTAAAGGAATTGGATGGGATTAAAAATAAACGCTAAATTATACGACATCGGAACCTCCGATCAAAGCCGCTGTCACCCGGCGCAGTTCTTTCTTTCTCGCAACGCCTGCGCCAAGGTGCCACTATCGACGTATTCGAGCTCGCCACCGACCGGTATCCCGCGAGCAATTCGTGTCACGGCAATCCCCTTTGGCCGCAGCATGGCAGTCAGGTAATGCGCGGTAGCTTCGCCTTCATTGGTGTAATTGGTGGCCAGAATGACCTCCTTGACCATGCCATCGAGGGCGCGCGCCATGACACGCTCCAGACCAAGCTCGCGCGCCCCCACCCCATCCAGCGGCGAAATCCGCCCCATCAGCACGTAATAGAGCCCCTGGAAAGCCAGAGTCTGCTCCATCATGTTCATGTCGACAGGGGTTTCGACGACGCACAATAGCGACTGGTCACGCTTCGGAGAGGCGCAACGCTCGCAGAGATCGGCTTCGGTGAAAGTATTGCAGCGCTGGCAATGCCGGATAGCCTGCAGCGCATGCAGAAGGGAATCACCGAGCTTGCGGGCCCCTGAACGGTCGCGCTGCAGCAAATGATAAGCCATGCGTTGGGCCGACTTCGGCCCAACGCCAGGCAAGCAGCGGAGGGCTTCTATCAGCGCTTCGAGGCCCGAGGGATTCACTTAGAACGGCAGCTTGAAGCCAGCCGGCAGGTTCATGCCAGCTGTAAATCCGGCCATTTTTTCCTGGCTGAGCGCTTCGCCGCGGCGGATCGCATCGTTAACTGCAGCCGCAACCAGATCTTCGAGCATTTCACGATCATCCATTACCGACGGATCGATACTGACACGGCGCACGTCATGCGCACAGGTCATCACGATCTTGACCATGCCGGCACCGGATTGCCCCTCGACCTCAATCTGGGCGAGCTGCTCCTGCGCCTTCTTCATGTTTTCCTGCATCATCTGGGCCTGCTTCATCAGGCCACCCAAGCCACCCTTCATCATTTTCCGAGTTCTCCGTTAAGTGATAGGTCTAATGGATGTATCAACAACGGACGCATCGAACGACTCGATCACGTCACGCACAAAGGAATCTTCTTCGATCGAGGCAATTGCCTTGTCCTGGCGCTCGCGTTTTTCGCGTCCGGCAGTCTCGGCCGGGGTATCAACCTCATTCTGCGCCAGCTCGAAACGCACCTTGAGCGGGCGCCCGAAATACTCGCTCAAGGCCTGCTCCAGCCGATCCGGCGCCGGCTTCATCTGCAGATGCGAATGGGATGGCGACAGGCGCAACAGGCAATCCGCCTCGTTCAACTGGCGCAACTCACAGTGTTGTGCCAGGGTTCGCGCCAGACCGCTCAATTGCAGACCTGCGACGATTTCATGCCAATCAGAATCAGCTGCCGACTGCAGAGAAGGCTTGCTGACCGACGGCGAAGACAACACAGGCGCAGGCGTCTCCAACGGCTTGACCACAGGCGCTGGCGCAGGCGTAACGGCGGCAACCGGACGCGTCACCGGAATGACCGGTGGCCGTGAGCGCACCGGCACGGAAGCCACGACATCAGCCACCGAGGCTGGCCGGAAGGTGTGCAAGCGCAACAAGGTCATGACAAAACCGGCATATTCATCCGGCGCGGTCGACAGCTCATTTCGACCAATATTCACGATCTGATAAGCCAGCTGCACGAATTCGGGACTCAACGCCGCAGCAACCTGCAGCAACTGCTCGCGCTCGGGATCGTCGTCATCGACCGCACCCGGCACACATTGCGCAATCTGCACCCGCGTCAGCAGCGCACCCAGCTCCTGCAAGGCCGCGCCAAACGACAGGCTGCGCACACTCAGATCGGCCGCCACGCGCAGCAGCGCCGAGGCATCACCCGCCTGCAGCGCTTCGAGAATGGCGAACAGGTAATCCAGATCGACCGTACCCAGCATGCTGCGCACCTGCGACTCTTCGACCTTGCCGGCACCGTGGGCAATGGCCTGATCGAGCAGGGACAGCGCATCGCGCATGCTGCCGGCAGCCGAGCGGGCAACCAGCGCCAGCGCACCACTGTCGAAGGGCACACTCTCGGCCTGCAGAATATGCGCCAGATGCGTCGTAATGGCACTCACCGGCATCTGTTTCAGATTGAACTGCAAACAACGCGACAGCACGGTCACCGGAATTTTTTGCGGATCGGTCGTTGCCAGGATGAATTTGACGTGCTCGGGCGGCTCTTCCAGCGTCTTCAACATGGCATTGAAGGCCGAGTTGGAGAGCATGTGCACTTCGTCGATCACGTAAACCTTGAAACGCCCGCGCGTTGGCGCATAGACGGCGTTTTCGAGAAGCTGGCGCATCTCGTCGACTTTGGTGTTGGTTGCCGCGTCCACTTCGAGCAGATCGACGAAACGCCCACTGTCAATTTCCTGGCAGGCTGAACAAGTGCCGCACGGGGTCGCCGTGATGCCACTTTCGCAATTCAGCGATTTGGCGAGAATACGGGCAATCGTCGTCTTGCCGACACCGCGGGTACCGGTGAACAAATAGGCGTGATGCAGACGCTTTTCGGAAAGCGCATGGGTCAGAGCGCGGACAACGTGTTCCTGTCCGACTAGCGTAGAAAAATTACGCGGCCGCCACTTGCGTGCAAGAACCTGATAACTCATGCGCCCCACACCAAAACAAGAATAGAAAATGGCGAGCCTAACCCCCGGCACTTGCAGTAAGTAGCTGTGGCTGCTTCCTTCCGGACCTGACCAGATTCACCACCCTGCAATGCGGGGAGACCCGCCGGGATGGATTCTATCACCGATTCGACCGAGACTCACCGCACGTCAACGAAAAACGGGATGCCCGCAGGCACCCCGTTTTGATAAAGCATGAAGAGGCTTAGAAGCGATAACCGACGCCGACGCCAGCGGTGATCGGGTTCAGATCAACCTTGCCCAGTTTGGCACCGCCACCAGTCAGATGCACATCGGTAGACATCTGGATATATTTGACGTCGAGATTGACCGACCAGTTCTTGTCAATCAGATAATCAAAACCAACCTGAGCCGCCAAACCCCAGCTGCTGCTATCAACATCAGCCGTTGCCCCGATGTTTTTGCGGTCGGTAAAAATCGTATAGTTCAAGCCAGCACCGACATAAGGCTTGAAAGCACCCAGATCAGTAAAATGATATTGCAGCAGCAAGGAAGGCGGCAGCGCCTTGATCGTGCCCAACTGACCACCATTCAGTTTGATATCAATTTTCTGCGGATAGGTAAGAACCAACTCGGCAGCAATATTTTTGGTAAAGAAATAGGAGAGGTCAACTTCCGGGATCCAGCGATCCTTGGCCTCAACTACCGTAGCGCCGCCCAAGCCATCGGCCTGCCCATTATCAAATCCAATATGTACCGCGCGCGCCCGAACAAGGAACGCCCCCTCATCAGCCGCCTGAGCAATCCCAGAGAACAGACCGGTGGCAACCAGAGCAGCAACAAGAATCTTCTTATGCATTTGATACTCCCTCTTCTTCGTTGAAAGAGGGGCATGCTACGCGCCCCCCAAGAGGGGTTTTTGACCTATATCAAGATAATCATTTATATCGTTTTAATCACATTAGTGCAATTTATGCACCCAAAAAAAATCCCGGCAGCCGGCAGGCCGGCGGCAGGGATTCTCGGGAAAAGACAACGAAACTAAAGCTTGCCTTCAACCCATGCCGCCACCGAAGCCAGCGCCGCCGGCAGATTCTCAGGCTGCGTACCACCGGCTTGCGCCATGTCGGGACGACCACCGCCCTTGCCGCCGACCTGCTGGGCAACCATGTTGACCAGCTCGCCGGCCTTGACCTTGCCGGTCAGGTCGGCGGTCACGCCGGCAATCAGCGTCACCTTGCCGTCAATCACCGAAGCCAGCACGATAGCGGCCGACTTCAGCTTGTCCTTGAGCTTGTCCATGGTCTCGCGCAGGGCATTGACATCCGCCCCCTGCAGCAGCGCGGCCAAAACCTTGGCACCCTTGACGTCGACCGCCTGGGCCAGCATGTCGTCGCCCTGGGCCGAAGCCAGTTTGGACTTCAGGCGAGCCAGCTCTTTTTCTAAGTCGTGGGTTTTATTCTTGAGCTTAGTAACTTGCTCTTGAGCAATGCCGACGCTGGCCGAATTGAAGCCAAGCTCAAAAGCCAACTCATTAAACTCTTCATATAGTCGCTGCACCAGAGCCAGTGCATTGTCGCCAGTAAGCGCCTCAACACGACGAACACCAGCCGCGACACCAGCCTCGTTGGTTATCTTGAACAGGCCGATGTCACCCGTGCGGGAAACGTGCGTACCGCCGCACAGTTCGCGCGAGGAACCAATATCGAGGACGCGTACGCTGTCGCCGTATTTTTCGCCGAACAGCATCATGGCACCCAGTTTCTGG
The DNA window shown above is from Quatrionicoccus australiensis and carries:
- the dnaX gene encoding DNA polymerase III subunit gamma/tau; the encoded protein is MSYQVLARKWRPRNFSTLVGQEHVVRALTHALSEKRLHHAYLFTGTRGVGKTTIARILAKSLNCESGITATPCGTCSACQEIDSGRFVDLLEVDAATNTKVDEMRQLLENAVYAPTRGRFKVYVIDEVHMLSNSAFNAMLKTLEEPPEHVKFILATTDPQKIPVTVLSRCLQFNLKQMPVSAITTHLAHILQAESVPFDSGALALVARSAAGSMRDALSLLDQAIAHGAGKVEESQVRSMLGTVDLDYLFAILEALQAGDASALLRVAADLSVRSLSFGAALQELGALLTRVQIAQCVPGAVDDDDPEREQLLQVAAALSPEFVQLAYQIVNIGRNELSTAPDEYAGFVMTLLRLHTFRPASVADVVASVPVRSRPPVIPVTRPVAAVTPAPAPVVKPLETPAPVLSSPSVSKPSLQSAADSDWHEIVAGLQLSGLARTLAQHCELRQLNEADCLLRLSPSHSHLQMKPAPDRLEQALSEYFGRPLKVRFELAQNEVDTPAETAGREKRERQDKAIASIEEDSFVRDVIESFDASVVDTSIRPIT
- a CDS encoding OmpW/AlkL family protein — protein: MHKKILVAALVATGLFSGIAQAADEGAFLVRARAVHIGFDNGQADGLGGATVVEAKDRWIPEVDLSYFFTKNIAAELVLTYPQKIDIKLNGGQLGTIKALPPSLLLQYHFTDLGAFKPYVGAGLNYTIFTDRKNIGATADVDSSSWGLAAQVGFDYLIDKNWSVNLDVKYIQMSTDVHLTGGGAKLGKVDLNPITAGVGVGYRF